From a region of the Mercurialis annua linkage group LG1-X, ddMerAnnu1.2, whole genome shotgun sequence genome:
- the LOC126679437 gene encoding protein ALP1-like — MPHLGLSLKRKQNFRRLHFMIVIILVVYTMYASWYMMGATILSRRQLRDTKKDRKRNRFANICRLIKESDDVCKSELRMDRRTFFILCEMLRDIGGLQATRNMSLEEIVSIFLYVLSHHQKNRTMCTYFIRSGESVSRHFNRCLKAVLKLHDELLKKPTPITDDCTDDRWKCFKNCLGALDGTYINVKAPVEERSRYRTRKGNIAMNVLGVCSPDMQFIYVLPGWEGSAHDGRVLRDAISRPNGLKIPQGCYYLVDAGYTNGEGFLAPYRGQRYHLDEWRGDRQPQTAEEYFNMKHSRARNVIERCFGVLKGKWSILRSCSYYPIKTQGRIILACCLLHNLIRRYMPTDIEVLYEEEDIDDDDDSESEMECITTIQTSNHWSNFRNSHAQQIFNNWRVNFSRANSML; from the exons aTGCCTCATTTAGGACTCTCATTGAAAAGAAAGCAGAATTTCCGACGACTTCACTTCATGATAGTTATTATATTGGTAGTTTATACCATGTACGCGAGTTGGTATATGATGGGTGCAACTATTCTTAGTAGACGTCAATTAAGAGATACAAAAAAAGATAGAAAGAGAAATAGATTTGCGAATATATGTAGGCTCATAAAAGAAAGTGATGATGTGTGTAAGAGTGAACTTCGCATGGATAGACGTacattttttattctttgtgAGATGCTTAGGGATATTGGAGGTTTACAAGCGACCCGGAATATGTCATTGGAAgaaattgtttcaatttttttatatgttttatctcATCATCAAAAGAATAGGACAATGTGTACTTATTTTATAAGAAGTGGAGAATCTGTGAGTAGACATTTTAACCGTTGTTTGAAAGCTGTCCTGAAATTGCATGATGAACTATTAAAAAAGCCTACACCAATAACCGATGATTGCACCGATGATAGATGGAAATGCTTTAAg AATTGTCTAGGAGCATTAGATGGTACTTACATTAATGTGAAAGCACCCGTTGAGGAAAGATCTAGATATCGGACAAGAAAAGGAAATATAGCAATGAACGTCTTAGGTGTTTGTTCACCTGATATGCAATTCATCTATGTGTTACCTGGTTGGGAGGGTTCAGCGCATGATGGTCGTGTCCTACGAGATGCGATTTCACGGCCTAACGGTCTAAAAATTCCTCAAG GTTGCTATTACTTGGTGGATGCTGGATACACTAATGGTGAGGGATTTCTTGCTCCATATCGAGGGCAACGTTATCATCTAGATGAGTGGAGAGGTGATAGGCAGCCACAAACTGCAGAGGAATATTTCAACATGAAACACTCTAGAGCTAGAAATGTCATCGAAAGATGTTTTGGTGTGCTTAAGGGAAAATGGTCTATTCTTAGAAGTTGCTCTTACTATCCAATTAAGACCCAAGGACGTATCATTCTAGCATGTTGTTTATTGCACAATTTGATTAGAAGATACATGCCAACGGATATAGAAGTGctttatgaagaagaagatatagatgatgatgatgatagtGAAAGTGAAATGGAATGCATCACAACAATTCAAACATCTAATCATTGGAGTAATTTCAGAAATTCACATGCCCAACAAATATTCAACAATTGGAGAGTTAACTTTAGTAGAGCCAATAGTATGTTGTAA
- the LOC126674246 gene encoding uncharacterized protein LOC126674246 codes for MATYHWMDFVESSQHFRGRGKNKRSWTAEEDAVLIESLQQVATEPKYKQGNTWKNGYLLRAEELMNIRLPSCGLRANPHIDSRWKTMKTKYNAIAEMLNKSGFAWDDSRKMVQCEKSIFEEWCQNHKDAKGLWGVSFPLFHEIGELVGKDRATGKNVETFEEAIANMENETDNQTNSAHEDNEEDDISITHSTTQSSSKRVKRRHRETRKEASESDESSMATSFVNVSSNLNSFMQNMNTHLGTMASVWSRAEEREQDIIEKSNNVLSELLLIDNLSSAEALQAADILTAEPNKLRVFYQAPPNLRRQYITSLLYC; via the exons ATGGCAACTTACCATTG GATGGATTTCGTTGAAAGCAGTCAACATTTTCGAGGAAGAGGTAAGAATAAAAGGAGTTGGACTGCCGAAGAGGATGCTGTTTTGATAGAGAGCTTACAACAAGTGGCTACAGAACCTAAATATAAACAAGGCAACACCTGGAAGAATGGATATTTGTTACGAGCAGAAGAATTGATGAATATAAGACTTCCTTCGTGTGGTTTGAGAGCAAATCCTCATATTGATTCACGTTGGAAAACTATGAAGACAAAATATAATGCCATAGCTGAAATGTTGAACAAATCTGGATTTGCTTGGGATGATTCAAGAAAAATGGTTCAGTGTGAAAAATCTATTTTTGAGGAATGGTGTCAG AATCACAAGGATGCCAAAGGACTTTGGGGTGTATCTTTTCCGTTATTTCATGAAATTGGGGAATTGGTTGGCAAGGATAGAGCAACAGGCAAAAATGTTGAAACTTTTGAAGAAGCTATCGCAAATATGGAAAATGAGACAGATAATCAAACAAATTCAGCTCATGAAgataatgaagaagatgatataTCAATAACTCATTCAACAACTCAGTCTTCATCTAAAAGAGTCAAGAGACGCCATAGGGAAACGAGGAAGGAAGCAAGTGAATCTGATGAGTCGAGTATGGCTacttcatttgtaaatgtttcttcTAATCTCAACTCGTTTATGCAGAATATGAATACACATCTTGGAACAATGGCGAGTGTATGGTCTCGTGCAGAGGAGCGTGAGCAAGATATAATTGAGAAAAGCAACAATGTATTGAGTGAGTTGCTTCTTATAGACAATTTGTCGAGTGCTGAAGCATTGCAAGCCGCTGATATTCTCACAGCGGAACCAAACAAATTGAGGGTGTTCTATCAAGCTCCACCAAATCTTAGAAGGCAGTATATCACTAGTCTTCTTTATT GTTAA
- the LOC126666018 gene encoding exosome complex exonuclease RRP46 homolog produces MSSERDDGRKPSQLRPLACSRNVLNRAHGSASWCQGDTKVLAAVYGPKPGTKKNENPEKACIEVLWKPKTGQIGKAEREYEMILKKTLQSICVLTVNPNTTTSVIVQVVHDDGSLLTCAINAACAALVDAGMPMKHLAVAICCCLAEDGYVILDPTKLEEQKMKGFTYLVFPNSTQSVLPEGSSLVEGKPIEHGIITSVTHGVMSVEEYLDCLDRGRAACEQLSGFLRRSLKLHLPGDSSKAG; encoded by the exons ATGTCCAGCGAGAGAGACGATGGGCGCAAGCCGAGCCAGCTAAGACCACTCGCATGCTCACGCAATGTACTAAACCGTGCCCATGGCTCCGCTAGCTGGTGTCAAG GAGATACAAAGGTTTTAGCTGCTGTTTATGGACCTAAGCCTGGAACCAAGAAAAATGAGAACCCTGAAAAGGCCTGTATTGAAGTCCTTTGGAAGCCTAAAACTGGTCAGATTG GAAAAGCGGAAAGGGAGTATGAGATGATACTGAAGAAAACTTTGCAGAGCATCTGTGTTTTGACTGTCAATCCCAACACCACTACATCAGTTATAGTTCAG GTTGTTCATGATGATGGTTCT CTCCTGACATGTGCCATAAATGCAGCATGTGCTGCTCTTGTTGATGCTGGAATGCCTATGAAGCATCTTGCTG TTGCTATTTGTTGTTGTTTAGCAGAagatggatatgttatattggATCCCACCAAGTTGGAGGAACAG AAAATGAAGGGATTCACATATTTAGTCTTTCCAAATTCAACTCAATCTGTTCTACCAGAAGGGTCGTCACTTGTTGAAGGTAAACCTATCGAACATGGGATCATTACGTCTGTCACCCACGGAGTGATGTCAG tgGAGGAATATCTTGATTGTCTAGATCGAGGGCGTGCAGCCTGTGAACAACTGTCGGGTTTTCTCAGAAGGAGCTTGAAATTACACCTACCAGGCGACTCCTCAAAAGCTGGATGA